One segment of Bradyrhizobium sp. CB2312 DNA contains the following:
- a CDS encoding thioesterase family protein: protein MNPLEKVTAGMTAEKLVTVTSEMTVGHVVPGMPAVYGTPLMILHMEMAAGSAVQPFLPAGHVSVGMMVNIRHLAATPVGRTVRAVARVIAIEGRSILFEVEAWDGDRRIGDGTHRRGVVDVAEFERRFGVTTPVAEMA, encoded by the coding sequence ATGAATCCGCTTGAGAAAGTGACGGCCGGCATGACGGCGGAAAAGCTGGTGACCGTCACGAGCGAGATGACGGTCGGCCACGTGGTGCCGGGCATGCCCGCCGTCTACGGCACCCCCCTGATGATCCTGCACATGGAGATGGCCGCCGGTTCGGCGGTTCAGCCCTTCCTGCCTGCAGGCCATGTCAGCGTCGGGATGATGGTCAATATCCGACACCTCGCGGCGACGCCGGTCGGCCGCACGGTGCGCGCGGTGGCACGGGTCATCGCGATCGAAGGCAGGAGCATTCTGTTCGAGGTCGAGGCCTGGGATGGCGACCGAAGGATCGGCGACGGCACCCACCGCCGTGGCGTCGTTGATGTCGCCGAATTCGAGCGGCGATTCGGCGTTACGACGCCTGTGGCGGAGATGGCCTAG
- the cydB gene encoding cytochrome d ubiquinol oxidase subunit II translates to MVMFWVALLAISILIYLLLDGFDLGVGMLFGFAGSEANRQAMLRTIAPVWDGNETWLIVTGVIMWGAFPLVYSMLLSAFYIPVLVMLLGLILRGVAFEFRGKASRSRWIWDVSFIAGSFAASFMQGAMVGALVEGLEFSNGEYAGGTFGWLTTFSVLCGIGLCFGYTLLGACWLVRKCDGPVRDATRHLVPLLAVAVLAFLVVVFTHALIEHLPILRRWIERPYLFVFPLVGAGAAAVLATSIVRHDDYWPFHMVSLIFATAFGTLALSFWPYMIPFVVTIDEAAAPHSSLAFMFWGAGLFVFPLMLLYVAIGYRVFRGKAAPAADHY, encoded by the coding sequence ATGGTCATGTTCTGGGTTGCACTTCTTGCTATCAGCATCCTGATCTATCTACTCCTGGACGGCTTCGACCTCGGCGTGGGGATGCTGTTTGGCTTTGCCGGCAGCGAGGCGAATCGTCAGGCGATGCTGCGCACGATCGCTCCCGTCTGGGACGGCAACGAAACCTGGCTGATCGTCACCGGCGTGATCATGTGGGGCGCGTTTCCCCTGGTCTATTCCATGCTGCTGTCCGCGTTCTATATCCCGGTACTGGTCATGCTTCTGGGACTGATCCTGCGTGGGGTGGCATTCGAGTTTCGCGGCAAGGCATCGCGCTCGCGCTGGATCTGGGACGTCAGCTTCATCGCGGGATCGTTTGCCGCGAGCTTCATGCAGGGCGCGATGGTGGGGGCGCTGGTCGAGGGACTTGAATTCTCGAACGGCGAATATGCCGGAGGCACCTTCGGCTGGCTGACGACCTTTTCGGTCTTGTGCGGGATCGGCCTGTGCTTCGGTTACACATTGCTCGGTGCGTGCTGGCTCGTGAGGAAGTGCGATGGTCCCGTCCGCGACGCGACGCGGCATCTGGTTCCGTTGCTCGCGGTCGCCGTGCTGGCTTTCCTCGTCGTCGTCTTCACGCATGCCCTTATCGAACACTTGCCAATTCTGCGCCGATGGATCGAACGGCCTTATTTATTCGTGTTTCCTCTCGTCGGCGCGGGTGCCGCCGCGGTGCTCGCCACGAGCATCGTGCGCCACGACGACTATTGGCCCTTCCATATGGTTTCGTTGATCTTCGCCACGGCGTTCGGCACGCTCGCCTTGTCGTTTTGGCCCTACATGATCCCGTTCGTCGTGACGATCGACGAGGCCGCGGCGCCTCACTCAAGTCTCGCATTCATGTTCTGGGGTGCCGGCCTGTTCGTCTTTCCGCTGATGCTACTCTATGTCGCGATCGGCTATCGCGTCTTCCGCGGCAAGGCGGCGCCGGCGGCCGATCACTACTGA
- a CDS encoding ATP-binding protein encodes MTLLSFACSLLGDNFTAIAFAAFLAASLTLVGAIMDITALKKAHAELERSELRYRHLFSRMPIAFRQLDASRLVALFRKLRAEGVKDLGAYFDSHPEFLRTCMDALSFQEANEHAIQMFGGGTEGYVGRSLADSWKERPDTFRRAMESRYRGETNFEEETRMVTWDGRVIDVLFTTARVGPINDLEVSLVGTIDISQRVRAQQKLQQVQAEFAHAARVSMLGELTASIAHEVNQPLAAIATNGAAGLRWLNRPTPDIVEIRKTIENIVVDTQRAANIVARVHGMASRKAPEQASLSFDEIIREALLFLRHELESHNVTILHRPAPAAPQVFGDRTQLQQVIVNLAINAIQAMRQAGGGDRRIVISTVTQDATMMCCSVEDNGPGIAGEHAGRLFESFFTTKESGMGMGLPICRSIVEAHGGRIGAEDSAAHGGARFWFTLPISVAADSPRSDLHADA; translated from the coding sequence TTGACCCTGCTGTCCTTCGCCTGTTCACTGCTCGGCGACAATTTCACAGCGATCGCCTTCGCTGCTTTCCTCGCCGCTTCGCTGACGCTCGTCGGCGCCATCATGGATATCACGGCCCTGAAGAAGGCCCACGCCGAGCTGGAGCGGAGCGAGCTGCGCTACCGCCATTTGTTCAGCCGGATGCCGATCGCATTCCGGCAGCTCGACGCCAGCAGGCTGGTCGCGCTGTTTCGAAAGCTGCGCGCCGAGGGCGTCAAGGATCTCGGCGCCTATTTCGACAGCCATCCCGAGTTTCTGCGGACCTGCATGGACGCGCTCTCGTTTCAGGAGGCCAACGAGCACGCCATCCAGATGTTCGGGGGAGGCACGGAAGGCTATGTCGGACGTTCCCTGGCCGACAGCTGGAAGGAACGCCCCGACACGTTCCGGCGCGCGATGGAATCCCGCTATCGCGGCGAGACGAACTTCGAGGAAGAGACCAGGATGGTCACGTGGGACGGCCGTGTCATCGACGTTCTCTTCACGACCGCCCGCGTCGGCCCGATCAACGATCTCGAAGTCAGCCTGGTCGGTACGATCGACATCTCACAGCGCGTCCGCGCCCAGCAGAAGCTCCAGCAGGTGCAGGCCGAGTTCGCACATGCCGCGCGCGTCTCGATGCTCGGCGAGCTCACCGCCTCGATCGCCCACGAAGTCAATCAGCCCCTCGCCGCCATCGCCACCAACGGCGCCGCTGGGCTGCGATGGCTGAACCGACCGACTCCCGATATCGTCGAGATCCGCAAGACCATCGAAAACATCGTCGTGGATACCCAACGCGCCGCAAACATCGTGGCGCGCGTCCACGGCATGGCCTCGCGAAAAGCCCCCGAGCAGGCATCCCTGTCATTCGACGAGATCATTCGCGAAGCGCTTCTGTTCCTGCGGCACGAGCTCGAATCCCACAACGTCACGATCCTGCACCGGCCGGCCCCGGCCGCGCCGCAGGTGTTCGGCGACCGCACCCAGCTCCAGCAGGTCATCGTCAATCTGGCCATCAACGCGATCCAGGCGATGAGACAAGCGGGAGGCGGCGATCGCAGGATCGTCATCAGCACAGTCACGCAAGACGCGACCATGATGTGCTGCTCCGTGGAGGACAACGGCCCGGGCATCGCCGGCGAACATGCCGGCCGGCTCTTTGAGAGCTTCTTCACGACCAAGGAGAGCGGCATGGGCATGGGACTTCCCATCTGCCGGTCGATCGTCGAAGCGCATGGCGGACGCATCGGTGCAGAGGACAGTGCCGCGCATGGCGGCGCCCGTTTCTGGTTTACCCTGCCGATTTCCGTCGCGGCGGATTCGCCGCGGTCCGATCTCCATGCGGATGCCTGA
- a CDS encoding FdhF/YdeP family oxidoreductase has product MTTKSVRPYREPAGGWGALKALSEALLVQRVPLKGAATLRRMNQPEGFDCPGCAWPDPKHTSSFEFCENGGKAIAWEATSKRCTPEFFAEHTVTELSTWSDYDLEMVGRLTHPMAYDAASDRYLSVEWSDAFDMIGRELKALPDPNMAEFYTSGRTSNEAAFLYQLFVREYGTNNFPDCSNMCHEATSVGLPHSLGVGKGTVLLEDFDQADCIFIFGQNPGTNSPRMMTSLRNAARRGASIISFNPFRERALERFQAPQSPVEMITLSSTTISSKLFQVRVGGDVAALKGIMKVLVETDEAARAAEQPEILDWDFIRGHTVGIEALIDDLKRTQWPGIERQSGLTREDMEYAAGAYMKAERAILVYGMGITQHWRGANNVQQIANLALLRGNVGREGAGVCPVRGHSNVQGDRTVGITEVPKADFLERLEQRFGFKPPSAPGHNVVTALEAMIRGEVKAFFAMGGNFAAAIPDWQATQAALGKLDLTVHVSTKLNRSHLIHGRAALILPCLGRTEIDIQGTGPQSITVEDSMSMVHASGGRNKPASEHLLSEVAIIAGVAKATLGERSVVDWDGFVADYDRIRDAIEAVFPIFQGYNARIRVPGGFHLTSTARERIWATPSGKANFLVFPGCGEDPPESDDDSLWLTTIRSHDQYNTTLYSMSDRYRGVFGQRDVVFLNEYELKRRGLADGDRVDLITASTDGAERIVRNFRVVAYSFPTGCCAAYYPETNPLVPLYARDPLSFTPSYKGVPIRLVRSAGLEQQG; this is encoded by the coding sequence ATGACCACGAAATCGGTTCGTCCTTACCGTGAACCCGCCGGCGGCTGGGGTGCACTCAAGGCGCTCAGCGAGGCGCTTCTGGTGCAGCGGGTGCCGCTGAAGGGGGCGGCGACGCTCCGTCGGATGAACCAGCCGGAAGGCTTTGATTGCCCCGGCTGTGCCTGGCCGGATCCGAAGCACACGTCGTCATTCGAATTCTGCGAGAACGGCGGCAAGGCGATCGCCTGGGAGGCGACGTCGAAGCGCTGTACCCCCGAATTCTTTGCCGAGCATACCGTTACGGAGTTATCGACCTGGAGCGACTACGATCTCGAAATGGTCGGGCGGCTCACGCATCCGATGGCCTATGATGCCGCATCCGACCGCTATCTCTCGGTGGAATGGAGTGACGCGTTCGACATGATCGGCCGTGAGCTTAAGGCGCTGCCGGATCCGAACATGGCGGAGTTCTACACGTCCGGCCGGACTTCGAACGAGGCCGCCTTCCTCTATCAGCTGTTCGTGCGTGAATACGGCACCAACAATTTCCCCGACTGCTCGAACATGTGCCATGAGGCGACGAGCGTCGGCCTGCCGCACTCGCTCGGGGTCGGCAAGGGCACCGTGCTGCTGGAGGATTTCGACCAGGCCGATTGCATCTTCATCTTCGGCCAAAATCCCGGCACCAACAGTCCGCGGATGATGACCAGCCTGCGCAATGCGGCCCGCCGCGGCGCCTCCATCATCTCATTCAATCCGTTTCGCGAGCGGGCGCTGGAGCGTTTCCAGGCGCCGCAGAGCCCGGTCGAGATGATCACGCTGTCGTCGACGACGATCAGCTCGAAGCTGTTCCAGGTGCGCGTCGGCGGTGACGTCGCCGCCCTCAAGGGGATCATGAAGGTCCTGGTGGAGACCGACGAGGCGGCCCGCGCCGCGGAGCAGCCTGAGATCCTGGACTGGGACTTCATCCGCGGGCACACCGTCGGCATCGAGGCGCTGATCGATGATCTCAAGCGCACGCAATGGCCGGGCATCGAACGCCAGTCCGGCCTGACGCGCGAAGACATGGAATATGCAGCCGGCGCCTACATGAAGGCGGAGCGCGCCATCCTCGTCTACGGCATGGGCATCACCCAGCACTGGCGTGGCGCAAACAACGTGCAGCAGATCGCCAATCTCGCGCTGTTGCGTGGCAATGTCGGGCGCGAAGGCGCCGGCGTCTGCCCGGTTCGTGGTCATTCCAACGTGCAGGGGGATCGGACCGTGGGGATCACGGAGGTTCCCAAGGCGGACTTTCTCGAGCGGCTGGAGCAACGCTTCGGCTTCAAGCCTCCGTCCGCGCCGGGGCACAATGTAGTGACCGCGCTGGAAGCGATGATCCGCGGCGAGGTGAAGGCCTTCTTCGCGATGGGCGGCAATTTCGCCGCTGCCATCCCGGACTGGCAGGCGACCCAGGCGGCGCTCGGCAAGCTCGATCTGACCGTCCACGTCTCGACCAAGCTCAACCGCAGCCACCTGATCCATGGCCGCGCTGCCCTGATCCTGCCGTGCCTCGGCCGCACCGAGATAGATATCCAGGGGACGGGTCCGCAATCGATCACGGTGGAGGACTCGATGTCGATGGTGCATGCGTCCGGCGGCCGCAACAAGCCGGCATCCGAGCATCTGCTCAGCGAGGTCGCGATCATCGCCGGCGTCGCCAAGGCGACGTTGGGGGAGCGCAGCGTGGTCGACTGGGACGGTTTCGTTGCCGATTACGACCGCATCCGCGATGCGATCGAGGCGGTGTTCCCGATCTTTCAGGGCTACAACGCCCGCATCCGCGTTCCCGGCGGCTTCCATCTCACCTCGACGGCGCGCGAACGTATCTGGGCGACACCGTCGGGTAAGGCCAACTTCCTGGTCTTCCCGGGTTGCGGCGAGGACCCGCCGGAGAGTGATGACGATTCCCTGTGGCTCACGACCATACGAAGCCACGACCAGTACAACACCACCCTCTACTCGATGTCGGATCGCTACCGGGGCGTGTTCGGCCAGCGCGACGTGGTGTTCCTCAACGAATACGAGTTGAAGAGGAGGGGATTGGCTGACGGCGATCGCGTCGACCTGATCACCGCCTCGACCGACGGGGCCGAGCGGATCGTGCGCAACTTCCGCGTCGTGGCCTATTCCTTCCCGACTGGCTGCTGTGCAGCGTACTACCCGGAGACCAATCCGCTGGTGCCGCTCTATGCCCGCGACCCCCTCAGCTTCACGCCGTCATACAAGGGTGTCCCGATCCGTCTGGTGCGTTCGGCCGGCCTGGAGCAGCAGGGGTAA
- a CDS encoding oxalate decarboxylase family bicupin, with amino-acid sequence MFSRRDLLAMSAAGAAMVGSSAQAATFGNPDEPPQGAVNARSPGSLTDPGPQNPALAKQFPSAQTPPATDVGGLQMDWASFNNAPRRIQDGGWARQVTVEDFAISKEISGVNMRLAAGGIRELHWHQAAEWAIMTYGSCRITVLDTQGRPYVGDLKAGDLWYFPPGAPHSLQGLGPDGCEFVICFDDGHANEFNTLLVTDWFAHTPPEVLAKNFGVPAEAFAKIPLHNRWIFQGTLPGDLAADRAAVAKHAEAPPYPFIHSLGSSTPVKESSAGSIRVADSSNFKVATTVAAALVTMPPGAVREMHWHPNADEWQYYIKGKARMTVFDTGPNALTTDFSAGDIGYVRRNLGHYVENVGDTELQFVGVFRAPRYEEVSLSNWLTHTPPKLVAQHLNIDEKLIAQWPDNGPGVMPKS; translated from the coding sequence ATGTTTTCAAGACGTGATCTGCTGGCCATGTCCGCGGCGGGCGCCGCCATGGTCGGCTCCAGTGCGCAAGCCGCAACCTTCGGCAATCCGGACGAGCCGCCGCAAGGCGCCGTGAATGCCAGGAGCCCAGGAAGCCTGACCGATCCGGGTCCCCAGAACCCGGCGCTGGCCAAGCAATTCCCCTCCGCGCAAACCCCGCCGGCGACAGATGTCGGCGGGCTGCAGATGGATTGGGCCTCGTTCAACAACGCGCCAAGACGCATCCAGGATGGCGGCTGGGCCCGTCAGGTCACCGTCGAGGACTTCGCCATCTCCAAGGAGATCTCCGGCGTCAACATGCGCCTGGCCGCCGGCGGCATCCGCGAGCTGCATTGGCACCAGGCCGCCGAATGGGCGATCATGACCTACGGCAGCTGTCGGATCACCGTGCTCGACACGCAGGGGCGCCCCTATGTCGGCGACCTCAAGGCCGGCGACCTCTGGTACTTTCCGCCGGGCGCGCCGCATTCGCTGCAGGGCCTGGGCCCCGACGGTTGCGAATTCGTGATCTGCTTCGATGATGGCCATGCGAATGAGTTCAACACGCTGCTGGTCACGGATTGGTTCGCCCATACGCCGCCCGAGGTGCTGGCGAAGAATTTCGGCGTGCCGGCGGAGGCCTTCGCCAAGATTCCGCTGCACAATCGCTGGATCTTCCAGGGCACCCTGCCCGGCGATCTCGCCGCCGATCGCGCCGCAGTGGCCAAGCATGCGGAGGCGCCGCCCTATCCTTTCATCCATTCGCTCGGCAGCTCGACCCCGGTCAAGGAGAGCTCGGCCGGCAGCATCCGTGTTGCCGACAGCAGCAACTTCAAGGTCGCGACCACGGTCGCCGCGGCGCTGGTCACGATGCCACCAGGCGCGGTGCGGGAGATGCACTGGCATCCGAACGCCGACGAATGGCAGTACTACATCAAGGGCAAAGCGCGGATGACGGTGTTCGACACCGGTCCCAATGCGCTGACGACCGATTTTTCGGCCGGCGACATCGGCTATGTCCGGCGCAATCTCGGCCATTATGTCGAGAATGTCGGCGACACCGAGCTGCAGTTCGTCGGCGTATTCCGTGCACCGCGCTACGAGGAGGTCTCGCTGTCCAACTGGCTGACGCACACGCCGCCGAAGCTGGTCGCCCAGCATCTCAACATCGACGAGAAGCTGATCGCACAATGGCCCGATAACGGCCCGGGCGTCATGCCCAAGTCCTGA
- the mqo gene encoding malate dehydrogenase (quinone), which yields MSAASDREIDVVLIGAGIMSATLGSFLKELEPSLSIQMFEVLGDCAQESSDSWNNAGTGHAANCEMNYTPQRPDGSIDISKALQVNVEFDLSRQFWSYLVGRGAIADPRAFIHPVPHMSFVHGAENVEFLRKRFKAMSAHHCYEGMEHTEDPKKIAEWAPLVMDGRSGDEPVAATRIITGTDVDYGALTHLLVSHLVSQPGCAVHYNSCVTGLDREQGGRWRIEVRDTPSGETRSVRAKFVFIGAGGGALPLLEKSGIPEGRGYGGFPVSGIWLRCDDPEINRRHHAKVYGKAAVGSPPMSVPHLDTRVIGGQRSLLFGPYAGFSSKFLKHGSLLDLFESIRPANVKPLLSVARDNFDLTEYLVGQVLQSEGHRLAALDEYFPKADPKDWRLQVAGQRVQIIKPDVKRGGLLEFGTELVGADDHSLVALLGASPGASTAAFIAVSVLEKCFAGELTASAWLPKLKQIIPSYGVSLIEDAAFCRQIRAATAEVLKVDNIPPPAARAPAVAKRA from the coding sequence ATGTCAGCAGCTTCTGACCGCGAGATCGACGTTGTCCTTATCGGCGCAGGCATCATGAGCGCGACCCTCGGCTCCTTTCTTAAGGAGCTCGAGCCGTCGCTGTCGATCCAGATGTTCGAAGTGCTCGGCGATTGCGCGCAGGAAAGCTCCGATTCCTGGAACAATGCCGGGACTGGCCACGCGGCGAACTGCGAGATGAACTATACGCCGCAGCGCCCCGACGGCAGCATCGACATCTCCAAGGCGCTCCAGGTCAATGTCGAGTTCGATCTATCGCGGCAATTCTGGTCTTACCTCGTAGGGCGGGGGGCGATTGCGGACCCGCGGGCCTTCATCCACCCGGTTCCGCATATGAGCTTCGTGCACGGCGCGGAGAACGTTGAATTCTTGCGGAAGCGGTTCAAGGCGATGTCGGCTCATCATTGCTATGAGGGCATGGAGCATACCGAGGATCCCAAGAAGATTGCCGAATGGGCGCCGCTGGTCATGGACGGAAGGAGTGGCGACGAGCCGGTTGCAGCAACCCGGATCATCACCGGCACCGACGTGGACTACGGAGCGCTGACGCATCTGCTGGTTAGTCATCTCGTCAGCCAGCCTGGCTGTGCCGTTCACTACAACAGCTGCGTCACCGGACTTGACCGGGAGCAGGGCGGTCGGTGGCGGATCGAGGTCCGCGACACCCCAAGCGGCGAGACGCGGTCGGTTCGCGCGAAGTTCGTCTTCATCGGCGCCGGCGGCGGCGCGCTGCCGCTGTTGGAGAAATCGGGCATCCCGGAGGGGCGCGGCTATGGCGGCTTCCCGGTCAGCGGCATCTGGCTGCGCTGCGACGATCCGGAGATCAACCGGCGCCACCATGCCAAGGTCTACGGCAAGGCCGCGGTCGGCTCTCCGCCGATGTCGGTGCCGCATCTCGACACCCGCGTGATCGGCGGCCAGCGTTCGCTCCTGTTCGGTCCGTATGCCGGCTTCTCGAGCAAATTCCTCAAGCACGGCTCGCTGCTGGACCTGTTCGAGTCCATTCGTCCTGCGAACGTCAAGCCGCTGCTGTCCGTGGCGCGCGACAATTTCGACCTCACCGAATATCTGGTCGGGCAGGTACTGCAGTCCGAGGGCCACCGTCTGGCAGCGCTCGACGAATACTTCCCGAAGGCCGATCCGAAGGACTGGAGGCTGCAGGTGGCGGGTCAGCGCGTCCAGATCATCAAGCCCGACGTGAAGCGGGGCGGTCTGCTCGAGTTCGGGACCGAGTTGGTCGGCGCGGACGACCATTCGCTGGTTGCGCTGCTCGGCGCTTCGCCGGGTGCCTCCACCGCGGCGTTCATCGCGGTCAGCGTACTGGAGAAGTGCTTCGCCGGAGAGCTGACGGCAAGCGCTTGGCTGCCGAAGCTGAAGCAGATCATCCCGTCCTATGGCGTGTCGCTGATCGAGGATGCGGCTTTCTGCCGCCAGATCCGCGCCGCGACGGCGGAGGTGCTCAAGGTCGACAATATCCCGCCGCCGGCCGCACGCGCACCGGCGGTTGCCAAGCGAGCGTAA
- a CDS encoding cytochrome ubiquinol oxidase subunit I, producing MDPTALLLSRLQFAFTISFHIIFPAFTIGLAAWLTVLEAMHQYSGRPVYRTLFEFWLKIFGVAFGMGVVSGVVMAFQFGTNWSVLSKMSGPIQGPLLSYETFTAFMLEAGFFGILIFGRPRVPPWFYLFSTAMVALGTTLSAFWIMVNNSWMQVPTGYVLQNGQFVPNDWVQILFNRVVWVRFPHMLLASYLTGAFCVAATGAWYLLRRTYRAEAHVMLRMGLALAAVLLPVQLFIGHLVGDYVHDYQPAKFAAIEARWHDEQPASEVLIAIPDSSTESNRYAISIPVLGSIIASMSLTSKEVGLTSFAPQDRPPVAIPFFAFRIMVGCGFVMLGLAWLGSWLGVKRRLERSRLLLWGIFLSFPLPWIAILTGWYTAEVGRQPWTVYGVLRTADAVTPFLTASAAMTSLILFVAVYAFIFSFGTYYIYRLLRAGPGGLGGKPLHVPVPNRPMSLADKMPAIAEAGE from the coding sequence ATGGACCCGACGGCACTTCTCCTCTCGCGGCTGCAGTTCGCCTTCACGATCTCATTCCACATCATCTTCCCGGCATTCACGATCGGGCTTGCCGCCTGGCTCACCGTGCTCGAAGCGATGCACCAGTACAGCGGCAGGCCCGTCTACCGGACCCTGTTCGAGTTCTGGCTCAAGATCTTCGGCGTCGCCTTCGGCATGGGCGTGGTATCGGGCGTGGTGATGGCGTTCCAGTTCGGAACGAACTGGAGCGTGCTCTCGAAGATGTCGGGGCCGATCCAGGGGCCGCTGCTGTCCTACGAGACGTTCACCGCTTTCATGCTGGAGGCCGGCTTCTTCGGCATCCTCATCTTCGGCCGGCCGCGGGTGCCGCCCTGGTTCTACCTGTTCTCCACCGCGATGGTCGCGCTCGGCACCACGCTGTCGGCATTCTGGATCATGGTCAACAACAGCTGGATGCAGGTGCCGACCGGTTATGTCCTGCAGAACGGCCAGTTCGTTCCGAACGACTGGGTACAGATCCTCTTCAACCGGGTGGTCTGGGTCCGCTTCCCGCACATGCTGCTCGCCTCATATCTCACCGGCGCGTTCTGCGTGGCGGCGACCGGCGCCTGGTATCTGCTGCGGCGGACCTATAGGGCCGAGGCGCATGTGATGCTGCGCATGGGTCTTGCGCTCGCGGCGGTGCTGCTTCCGGTGCAGCTCTTCATCGGGCACCTCGTCGGCGACTACGTCCACGACTACCAGCCGGCCAAGTTCGCCGCGATCGAGGCGCGCTGGCATGACGAGCAGCCGGCCTCCGAGGTGCTGATCGCGATCCCGGATTCGAGCACCGAGTCGAACAGATACGCCATATCGATTCCGGTGCTCGGCAGCATCATCGCAAGCATGAGCCTGACCTCGAAGGAGGTCGGCCTCACCAGCTTCGCGCCGCAGGACCGGCCGCCGGTGGCGATCCCGTTCTTCGCCTTCCGTATCATGGTCGGCTGCGGCTTCGTGATGCTGGGACTGGCTTGGCTCGGGAGCTGGCTCGGCGTCAAGCGCCGGCTCGAGCGGAGCCGCCTGCTGCTCTGGGGCATCTTCCTCAGCTTTCCATTGCCCTGGATCGCGATCCTGACCGGCTGGTACACGGCGGAGGTCGGTCGCCAGCCGTGGACCGTCTACGGCGTGTTGCGGACCGCCGACGCCGTGACGCCGTTCCTCACGGCGTCCGCCGCGATGACCTCGCTGATCCTGTTCGTCGCCGTCTACGCCTTCATCTTCTCGTTCGGGACCTATTACATCTATCGGCTGCTGCGCGCCGGACCGGGCGGGCTTGGCGGCAAGCCATTGCATGTTCCGGTGCCCAACCGGCCGATGTCGCTCGCCGACAAGATGCCGGCGATCGCCGAGGCGGGAGAATAG